One Dokdonia sp. Dokd-P16 genomic window carries:
- a CDS encoding M3 family metallopeptidase, producing MSLTNNPLLQAFNEAPFSQIKDEHFKPAFEEAIRLSRKEIDDIATSAEPATFTNTIAALDYAGQQLDRISSIFFNLNSAETSEAIQKIAQEVSPLLTAFSNDVTLNEQLFARIQDIYAQKDSLDLTVEEKTLLDKKYKSFSRNGANLPEDKKSRLREIDTALAQLKLSFGENILAETNSYELHITDEKDLAGIPDSAKEAFAAEATSREKDGWVVTLDYPSYIPFIKYADNRKLRKELSLAFGSRAFKNNEHDNQKNTLEIANLRFERAQLLGYATHAHFVLEERMAKTPEKVISFLNELLEKAAPAAKNEFAQLEKFAKELDNIDRLEKWDGSYYSEKLKKKLFSLDDEQLKPYFKLENVIDGVFEIATRLFGLQFEQVYDVDVYHKEVKTYRVTDADDNYISLFYADFHPRKGKRGGAWMTSFKGQKIENGVNDRPHVSNVCNFTPSTPSKPSLLTFNEVTTLFHEFGHGLHGMLANTTYPSLSGTSVYWDFVELPSQVLENWCYEKEALELFATHYETGEVIPMDLVQKIKDAATFQEGMGTLRQLSFGLLDMSWHGQDPSDIKDVKVFETKAFGDTSLYPDTPETCMSTAFAHIFQGGYSSGYYSYKWAEVLDADAFEYFKEEGIFNKEVAAKFKDHVLSKGGTEDPMTLYKRFRGQEPKPEALLRRAGLI from the coding sequence ATGTCGCTTACAAACAATCCGCTATTACAAGCTTTTAATGAAGCTCCTTTTTCTCAAATTAAAGACGAACATTTTAAGCCAGCCTTTGAAGAAGCAATACGTTTAAGTCGTAAAGAAATAGACGATATCGCTACCAGCGCCGAGCCTGCTACTTTTACAAATACCATTGCAGCCTTAGACTACGCTGGACAGCAACTAGACCGAATTTCGAGTATCTTTTTTAACTTAAATAGCGCCGAAACTTCAGAAGCTATTCAGAAAATAGCTCAAGAAGTTTCTCCACTGCTCACAGCTTTTAGTAATGACGTTACTCTCAACGAGCAGTTATTTGCTAGAATTCAAGATATATACGCTCAAAAAGACAGTTTAGACCTTACCGTAGAAGAAAAAACACTTCTCGATAAAAAATATAAGAGTTTCTCTCGTAATGGAGCCAACTTACCAGAAGATAAAAAATCCCGCTTACGCGAAATTGATACTGCGCTAGCACAATTAAAACTGAGTTTTGGCGAAAACATTCTAGCAGAAACAAACAGCTACGAGTTACACATTACTGATGAAAAAGATCTAGCAGGAATACCTGATAGTGCAAAAGAAGCATTTGCTGCCGAAGCTACTTCTAGAGAAAAAGATGGATGGGTAGTAACACTTGATTACCCTAGCTACATTCCTTTTATCAAGTATGCAGATAATCGTAAGCTACGTAAAGAGTTATCGCTTGCGTTTGGAAGCAGAGCATTTAAAAATAACGAGCACGACAATCAAAAAAATACGCTGGAGATTGCAAACTTGCGTTTTGAACGCGCACAATTACTGGGATATGCCACTCACGCTCATTTTGTACTAGAAGAGCGCATGGCAAAAACGCCAGAAAAAGTAATAAGCTTCCTTAATGAGTTATTAGAAAAAGCTGCTCCAGCAGCCAAAAATGAATTTGCACAACTAGAAAAATTTGCAAAAGAACTTGATAACATTGATCGCTTAGAAAAATGGGATGGTTCATATTATTCTGAGAAGCTTAAGAAAAAACTTTTTAGCCTAGATGACGAGCAACTCAAGCCATATTTCAAGTTAGAAAATGTAATTGACGGAGTTTTTGAAATTGCGACAAGACTGTTTGGACTTCAGTTTGAACAAGTATATGATGTAGATGTCTACCACAAAGAGGTTAAAACGTATCGCGTAACAGATGCAGATGACAACTATATATCTTTATTTTATGCAGATTTCCACCCACGTAAAGGAAAGCGTGGTGGAGCCTGGATGACTTCTTTTAAAGGTCAAAAAATTGAGAATGGTGTAAATGATCGCCCGCATGTATCTAATGTATGTAACTTCACTCCTTCTACACCTAGCAAGCCATCTTTACTTACGTTTAATGAAGTGACTACACTCTTTCACGAGTTTGGACACGGACTACACGGTATGCTTGCAAATACCACCTACCCTAGCCTCTCAGGAACTTCTGTGTACTGGGATTTTGTAGAGTTACCTAGCCAAGTGCTAGAGAACTGGTGTTATGAGAAAGAAGCATTAGAACTTTTTGCAACTCACTATGAAACCGGTGAAGTAATCCCAATGGACTTGGTTCAGAAAATAAAAGATGCTGCTACCTTCCAAGAAGGAATGGGAACCTTGCGCCAACTAAGCTTTGGCTTACTAGACATGTCTTGGCATGGTCAAGATCCGAGTGATATTAAGGACGTAAAAGTATTTGAAACAAAAGCTTTTGGAGATACTTCTCTATATCCTGACACTCCAGAAACGTGTATGAGTACAGCATTTGCACACATCTTTCAAGGCGGATATTCTTCTGGATATTACAGCTACAAATGGGCAGAAGTACTAGATGCAGATGCTTTTGAATACTTTAAAGAAGAGGGTATTTTTAATAAAGAAGTGGCAGCTAAGTTTAAGGATCACGTACTCTCAAAAGGAGGAACAGAGGACCCTATGACATTGTATAAACGTTTCCGTGGGCAAGAACCTAAACCGGAAGCATTACTACGACGTGCAGGGCTTATTTAA
- a CDS encoding adenylate kinase has translation MKNTITLHDLSFEKFITKTNVQHAVNGVAVRLNEDYRGKCPVFLTVLNGAFLFSSELIKKFDHDCELSFIKVASYEGTQQSDEIHTVMGAEPSLKGRDVIVVEDIVDSGNTVETIIKILKDEEVASFTIATLLYKPEAYKKPYKIDYIGLEVPNDFVVGYGLDYNGLGRNLTSIYKLKKSTMTNLVLFGPPGAGKGTQAEVLKEKYNLVHISTGDLFRYHNKNNTELGKIAATYSDKGLLAPDDLTNKMLAEEVSRNSDANGFIFDGYPRTEDQADFLSKLLKEKNTSVNAMVALEVDDEVLVKRLLERGKTSGRPDDADEEVVRNRIKVYYAETAILKDYYEKQNKYHGVDGVGTVSEITDRLSKVIDTL, from the coding sequence ATGAAAAATACCATCACATTACACGACCTCTCTTTTGAGAAATTTATTACAAAAACAAATGTGCAACATGCCGTAAACGGTGTGGCTGTGCGTCTTAATGAAGATTATAGGGGCAAGTGTCCTGTATTTCTTACAGTGCTTAACGGTGCATTTCTCTTTAGCTCAGAGCTCATTAAAAAGTTTGATCACGACTGTGAATTGAGCTTTATAAAGGTAGCGAGTTATGAAGGAACGCAGCAAAGTGATGAAATTCATACCGTAATGGGTGCAGAGCCGTCACTTAAAGGGCGCGATGTGATTGTAGTAGAAGATATAGTAGACTCTGGAAATACTGTAGAGACCATAATAAAAATACTTAAAGACGAAGAGGTTGCCTCTTTTACGATAGCAACCCTACTTTATAAGCCAGAGGCTTATAAAAAGCCTTATAAAATAGATTATATAGGGCTAGAAGTACCTAATGATTTTGTAGTAGGATATGGTCTAGACTATAATGGTCTAGGACGTAATCTTACATCCATTTATAAACTTAAAAAATCTACGATGACTAATCTGGTTTTATTTGGCCCTCCAGGTGCCGGTAAAGGAACACAAGCCGAAGTTTTAAAAGAAAAATATAACCTAGTACATATAAGTACGGGTGATTTATTTCGATACCATAACAAGAACAACACGGAGTTAGGTAAAATTGCTGCAACTTATTCAGATAAAGGCCTTCTAGCTCCTGATGATCTGACTAATAAGATGTTAGCTGAGGAAGTTTCAAGAAACTCCGACGCTAACGGTTTTATATTTGATGGATATCCTAGAACAGAAGATCAAGCAGATTTTCTTTCAAAATTGCTAAAAGAAAAAAATACTTCTGTAAATGCAATGGTTGCACTAGAAGTTGATGACGAGGTTTTGGTAAAACGTTTATTAGAACGTGGTAAGACTTCAGGAAGACCAGACGATGCTGATGAAGAAGTGGTGCGCAATCGCATAAAAGTATATTATGCAGAGACCGCTATCTTAAAGGATTATTACGAAAAGCAAAATAAGTACCATGGTGTTGACGGCGTGGGTACGGTAAGTGAGATTACAGACAGATTAAGTAAGGTGATTGACACCTTATAA
- a CDS encoding gliding motility-associated C-terminal domain-containing protein — MKNLITAIFVCCGFAFAKAQETAHNFGNVQIHQSGAIGFHGDLVNDGDFDNNLGLAGFYNQDEELFILGNNKPIFFNMEVDVPEDLNFEVSVGVTNFLDFINGRITTPREDLGINLDFTNDAIYLGESDDNHVDGYVTNQGNLEFDFPIGDDFKIRQLTVVPLDPAGELYQAAYFFEDPNTPSTLSGSFDRDSFQNTLSIIDPNEYWDLNGTLPVQARLTWDEETQVPVLADGIESLRVVGYSEVLNRWVDLGNTQITGNETNGQITSDIFEPNGFSALTLGSVLRGGSSINVYTFFSPNGDGINETFVIEGLATSPDNELFIFNRWGVEVFSMKNYDNSFDGTSQGRVTVSQDDKLPVGTYYYVLKLKDQKDLAGAFYINR, encoded by the coding sequence ATGAAAAATCTAATTACAGCTATTTTTGTATGTTGTGGTTTCGCTTTCGCGAAAGCGCAAGAGACTGCACATAATTTTGGTAATGTTCAGATTCATCAAAGTGGAGCTATAGGCTTTCATGGTGATCTCGTGAATGATGGAGACTTTGATAATAATCTAGGTCTAGCGGGTTTCTATAATCAAGACGAAGAACTATTTATTTTAGGTAACAATAAACCTATTTTCTTTAATATGGAAGTAGATGTTCCAGAGGATCTCAACTTTGAGGTATCTGTGGGTGTTACTAATTTTTTAGACTTTATAAACGGGAGAATTACAACTCCACGTGAAGACTTAGGAATTAATCTTGATTTTACTAATGATGCTATTTACTTAGGAGAAAGTGATGACAACCACGTGGACGGTTATGTGACAAATCAAGGAAATCTAGAATTTGATTTCCCTATAGGTGATGATTTTAAAATACGCCAACTCACAGTAGTCCCTCTAGATCCTGCTGGTGAGTTGTATCAGGCAGCATATTTCTTTGAAGATCCTAATACTCCAAGTACGCTTTCTGGGTCTTTTGATAGAGATTCTTTTCAAAATACATTATCCATTATTGATCCTAATGAATATTGGGATTTAAATGGAACATTACCCGTTCAAGCTAGACTTACTTGGGATGAAGAAACACAAGTACCTGTTCTTGCAGATGGAATTGAGTCTTTACGAGTTGTGGGTTACTCTGAAGTTCTAAATAGATGGGTGGACTTAGGAAATACACAAATCACAGGAAATGAAACTAATGGCCAGATAACATCTGACATCTTTGAGCCAAATGGTTTTTCGGCGCTTACGCTTGGTTCTGTGTTAAGAGGAGGTAGCTCTATAAATGTTTATACCTTCTTCTCCCCTAACGGTGATGGCATCAATGAGACTTTTGTTATCGAAGGATTAGCTACCAGTCCAGACAATGAACTATTCATTTTTAACAGATGGGGTGTAGAAGTTTTCTCAATGAAAAACTACGACAACTCGTTTGATGGAACGTCACAGGGAAGGGTCACTGTATCTCAGGACGATAAACTGCCAGTAGGTACTTACTATTATGTGCTTAAGCTTAAAGATCAAAAGGATCTAGCAGGTGCATTTTACATAAATCGCTAA
- a CDS encoding GNAT family N-acetyltransferase, with product MTIQHKERDDRGVFYIKGENGIISELTYSKDDNSVITIDHTETKIAQEGKGYASKLMAHAVTFARENNLKINPLCPFAEVQFDRNPEFKDVLA from the coding sequence ATGACCATACAGCATAAAGAAAGAGATGACCGAGGTGTCTTTTATATAAAAGGTGAAAATGGTATTATATCAGAACTTACCTACTCTAAAGATGATAATTCTGTAATCACAATAGACCATACAGAGACTAAAATCGCGCAAGAAGGAAAGGGTTACGCTTCAAAGCTTATGGCTCACGCTGTAACGTTTGCTAGAGAAAATAATCTTAAGATTAATCCGCTATGTCCTTTTGCAGAGGTTCAATTTGATCGTAACCCAGAATTTAAAGACGTGCTTGCTTAA
- the purK gene encoding 5-(carboxyamino)imidazole ribonucleotide synthase gives MTNYFSSQFKLGILGGGQLVKMMLYDTRKYDIQTYVLDPSDDAPSKIACDHFEQGSLMDYDTVVAFGKKVDVLTFEIESVNIEALEALEKEGVKVFPQPSVLRNIQDKGVQKDFYAQHDIPTAGYTKYAFAKAVKENIDTASSDIEFPFIWKSCTGGYDGKGVSVVRTAEDLDHLPQVPCIAEKMIPFKNELAVIVARSVSGEVKTYPVVEMEFHPEANQVEYVICPARIDENVANKARAIAEQVSNAFGHVGLLAVEMFQTEDDEILVNEVAPRPHNSGHYSIEGSFTNQFEQHLRAILDLPLGNTDSKVASVMVNLVGDEGHTGAVKYKNIEQIMAMDGVTPHIYGKKETRPFRKMGHVTIVNHDLAKARQVAQEVKENIRVIAQ, from the coding sequence ATGACAAACTACTTCTCTTCACAGTTTAAACTTGGAATTTTAGGCGGCGGCCAGCTCGTTAAGATGATGCTTTATGACACTAGAAAGTATGATATCCAAACATATGTGCTTGACCCTAGTGATGATGCTCCTAGCAAGATTGCTTGTGATCATTTTGAGCAAGGAAGTCTTATGGATTATGATACGGTAGTCGCTTTTGGCAAAAAAGTAGATGTACTTACTTTTGAGATAGAAAGTGTGAATATAGAAGCCCTTGAAGCACTAGAAAAAGAGGGGGTAAAAGTGTTTCCGCAACCATCTGTGTTGCGTAACATACAAGATAAAGGAGTGCAGAAAGACTTTTATGCACAACATGATATTCCAACAGCGGGATATACAAAGTACGCTTTCGCGAAAGCGGTAAAAGAAAACATAGACACAGCGTCAAGTGATATCGAATTTCCATTTATCTGGAAATCATGCACGGGAGGATATGATGGAAAAGGAGTCTCTGTCGTAAGAACCGCCGAAGACTTAGACCACCTACCTCAAGTACCATGTATCGCCGAAAAAATGATTCCGTTTAAAAATGAGCTTGCAGTAATTGTGGCTCGTAGTGTATCTGGCGAAGTAAAAACATACCCTGTGGTAGAGATGGAATTTCACCCAGAAGCAAACCAAGTGGAGTATGTAATTTGCCCGGCTCGTATAGATGAGAATGTTGCAAACAAAGCCCGAGCAATCGCAGAGCAGGTTTCAAACGCATTTGGCCACGTAGGTCTACTTGCTGTCGAGATGTTTCAAACAGAAGATGATGAGATTCTTGTAAATGAAGTTGCTCCTAGACCTCACAATAGCGGTCATTACAGCATAGAGGGAAGTTTTACAAATCAGTTTGAGCAACATCTTAGAGCTATTTTAGACTTACCACTAGGTAATACAGATAGCAAAGTAGCATCTGTAATGGTGAACCTAGTAGGTGATGAGGGACATACAGGCGCAGTAAAATATAAGAACATAGAACAAATCATGGCGATGGATGGTGTGACACCACACATCTATGGCAAGAAGGAAACAAGACCTTTCCGTAAGATGGGACACGTTACCATTGTAAATCACGATCTTGCAAAGGCAAGACAGGTAGCACAAGAGGTTAAAGAAAATATACGTGTAATTGCACAATAA
- the obgE gene encoding GTPase ObgE, with the protein MTEGNFVDYVKIHTTSGNGGSGSAHLHREKFIEKGGPDGGDGGRGGHIIIRGNTNLWTLIHLKFKKHLRAGHGGNGAKSRSTGHDGVDEYIEVPLGTTIKDTETDQVLFEITEDGQEFIAARGGMGGRGNWHFKTSTNQTPRHSQPGIDGYEVHLTLELKVLADVGLVGFPNVGKSTLLAAITAAKPKIANYEFTTLKPNLGIVAYRDFRSFVMADIPGIIEGAAEGRGLGHRFLRHIERNSTLLFMIPADADSIAEQYEILLNELQKYNPELLDKSRLIAITKSDMLDEELKAEVSEELDRELPIPYLFISSIAQQGLVELKDALWKMMNE; encoded by the coding sequence ATGACTGAAGGAAATTTTGTAGACTATGTAAAGATTCACACGACCTCTGGAAATGGAGGTTCTGGTTCTGCGCATTTACACCGTGAGAAGTTTATTGAGAAGGGTGGTCCAGATGGAGGAGATGGAGGTCGTGGAGGCCACATTATTATAAGAGGAAATACTAACCTATGGACACTTATACATTTAAAGTTTAAAAAACACTTGCGTGCTGGTCACGGAGGAAACGGAGCAAAATCAAGATCTACAGGTCATGATGGAGTAGATGAATATATAGAAGTGCCACTAGGGACAACTATAAAAGATACAGAGACTGATCAGGTGCTTTTTGAAATCACAGAAGATGGTCAAGAGTTTATCGCCGCTCGCGGTGGTATGGGAGGTCGTGGTAACTGGCACTTTAAAACGAGTACAAACCAAACTCCTAGGCATTCTCAACCAGGTATAGATGGTTATGAAGTACACCTTACTTTAGAACTTAAAGTACTTGCAGATGTAGGTCTCGTAGGATTTCCAAACGTAGGTAAATCTACTTTGCTAGCGGCAATTACAGCGGCAAAGCCTAAAATTGCCAACTATGAGTTTACTACACTTAAGCCTAACTTAGGGATTGTAGCTTATAGGGATTTTAGATCTTTTGTAATGGCAGATATTCCTGGTATTATAGAAGGAGCAGCTGAGGGTAGAGGACTAGGACATCGTTTCTTACGTCACATAGAACGTAACTCTACACTACTATTTATGATCCCTGCAGATGCAGATAGTATTGCAGAGCAGTATGAAATACTTCTCAACGAGCTTCAAAAGTACAATCCAGAATTACTTGATAAAAGTAGACTCATCGCTATCACAAAAAGTGATATGCTAGATGAAGAGCTTAAAGCAGAAGTCTCAGAAGAACTAGATAGAGAACTTCCAATACCTTACTTATTTATTTCTTCTATTGCACAACAAGGTCTAGTAGAGCTTAAAGATGCATTGTGGAAAATGATGAATGAGTAG
- a CDS encoding tetratricopeptide repeat protein, which yields MIKWILLLCFPLFVVAQNDNAFAKAETLFKKEQYQQAKPFFKTYLSTHPTHAKTIEYLGDIEGYAENWNDAISYYEQLVEQYPNNANYHYKYGGVMGMKALAVNKLRAATMIGDIKEAFETAATLDPKHIEARWALIEFYIQLPSIIGGSEDKAMKYADQLSKISPVDGYLAHGYIAEYNDRPKDAEVNYRKAVQVGGSVTCYQKLQEHYEKNNKPEDALATVKAAQTKHKEDNRLHYQFGKIAGQYGIGLDQGISCLQKYIDNYTAKDGVPKDWAYLRLAQIYKHKGDKSKAEQWIGKALASRSDFKEALQERKEIQLL from the coding sequence ATGATAAAATGGATTCTCTTATTGTGTTTTCCCCTTTTTGTGGTAGCACAAAATGATAACGCTTTCGCGAAAGCGGAAACTCTTTTTAAGAAAGAACAGTATCAACAAGCAAAACCATTTTTCAAAACATACTTATCTACGCATCCCACTCATGCAAAAACTATCGAATATCTAGGCGATATAGAAGGCTATGCAGAAAACTGGAATGATGCCATATCATATTATGAGCAACTAGTTGAGCAGTATCCTAACAATGCAAACTATCATTATAAATATGGTGGCGTGATGGGTATGAAAGCCCTAGCAGTAAATAAGCTGAGAGCGGCGACTATGATAGGTGATATCAAGGAAGCTTTTGAAACAGCAGCAACACTTGACCCAAAACATATTGAAGCTAGATGGGCGCTTATTGAGTTTTATATTCAGTTACCAAGTATTATAGGTGGAAGTGAAGATAAAGCCATGAAATATGCAGATCAGCTGTCCAAAATATCACCAGTAGATGGGTATCTAGCCCATGGATATATTGCAGAATACAATGACCGTCCTAAGGATGCAGAGGTAAATTATAGAAAGGCCGTTCAAGTAGGTGGCTCTGTAACTTGTTACCAGAAATTACAAGAGCACTACGAGAAAAATAATAAACCAGAGGATGCTCTTGCAACGGTAAAAGCCGCTCAGACTAAACATAAAGAAGATAATAGATTGCATTATCAATTTGGGAAAATTGCTGGTCAATACGGAATAGGTTTAGATCAAGGGATCTCTTGTTTGCAAAAATATATTGATAATTATACAGCAAAAGACGGAGTGCCTAAAGACTGGGCTTACTTAAGACTCGCTCAGATTTATAAGCATAAAGGAGATAAAAGTAAGGCAGAGCAATGGATAGGGAAAGCATTAGCTAGCCGTTCTGACTTTAAGGAGGCGCTACAAGAGCGTAAGGAAATCCAGTTGCTTTAA
- a CDS encoding DUF4136 domain-containing protein has translation MRIFLCLIVSLMLTSCGTMYVDYDYDTKKDIAGYKNYDYDFSQPSGLSEFDERRFLKYTDSILQSRGFVKTMENDIFIKIKAEEFETNSRNTIGVGLGGGGGNVGVGVSGGIPIGGAERHLELIFTIYEAQNSQATLWEATSESDVKVKASPEKKEAHFKKLAEKILSKYPPQK, from the coding sequence ATGCGGATTTTTTTATGTCTTATCGTCTCATTAATGCTCACTAGCTGCGGGACGATGTATGTAGATTATGATTACGATACTAAGAAAGATATTGCTGGTTATAAGAATTACGATTACGACTTCTCTCAGCCATCGGGCTTATCAGAGTTTGACGAGCGTAGATTTTTAAAATATACAGATAGCATATTGCAGTCTCGAGGCTTTGTAAAAACGATGGAAAATGATATTTTCATCAAAATAAAAGCAGAGGAATTTGAGACTAACTCTAGAAACACTATTGGCGTAGGTCTTGGTGGAGGTGGAGGTAATGTGGGAGTTGGCGTAAGTGGTGGGATTCCTATAGGAGGAGCCGAAAGACACTTAGAGCTTATTTTCACTATTTATGAAGCTCAAAATTCTCAGGCTACCTTATGGGAGGCGACGAGCGAGAGCGATGTAAAGGTAAAAGCATCTCCCGAAAAAAAGGAAGCTCATTTTAAGAAGCTAGCCGAAAAAATTTTAAGTAAATATCCACCTCAGAAGTAA
- a CDS encoding GNAT family N-acetyltransferase — protein sequence MTTILETERLYLRAFIYEDAVHLYEMNNDPDVIKYTGDSAFKNLKEAQGFISEYIRLRTTASIKASLKVSLARYAVIRKEDNVFLGWCGLKLHKEKGAVDIGFRFYKKHWKQGYATESAKACIAYAFSDLQLPFLVAHAHVDNLQSRKILEKCNMKNIRQINYDDQPSILYRLDNEDYSLREIAAQDTWPVRHPVLRAGRPIEDVYMEADEQASTFHLGMYHNNSIVGVASFMEDTHEEFTGIQTRLRGMAVLPEYRNKGIAAQILKKGEEILKERERTILWFNARTVALDFYKNLGYKLIGEEFDIPQVGPHVRMKKDLL from the coding sequence ATGACTACCATTCTGGAAACAGAACGTTTGTATTTAAGAGCATTTATCTATGAAGATGCTGTACATCTTTATGAAATGAATAACGATCCAGATGTTATTAAATATACCGGAGATAGTGCATTCAAAAATCTAAAAGAAGCTCAAGGCTTCATAAGTGAATATATTAGGTTACGCACTACTGCATCTATCAAAGCTTCATTAAAGGTATCATTAGCAAGGTATGCTGTGATTAGAAAAGAAGATAATGTTTTTTTAGGATGGTGCGGACTTAAACTTCATAAAGAAAAAGGAGCCGTAGATATAGGATTTCGGTTTTATAAAAAACACTGGAAGCAAGGATATGCTACAGAAAGTGCCAAAGCTTGTATCGCCTACGCTTTTTCTGATCTACAATTACCATTTCTAGTTGCTCACGCTCATGTAGATAATTTACAATCTCGCAAGATTTTAGAGAAATGTAACATGAAAAATATTAGGCAAATTAATTACGATGATCAGCCTTCGATTTTATATCGTCTAGATAATGAAGATTACTCGCTTCGAGAAATTGCTGCACAAGATACTTGGCCAGTAAGACATCCTGTTTTACGAGCTGGCAGACCAATTGAAGATGTGTATATGGAGGCAGATGAACAAGCTTCTACCTTTCACTTAGGAATGTATCATAACAACAGTATAGTGGGTGTCGCTAGTTTTATGGAAGATACTCACGAGGAATTTACTGGCATACAGACGCGCTTACGTGGCATGGCCGTATTACCAGAATATCGCAATAAAGGAATAGCGGCACAAATACTTAAAAAAGGTGAAGAAATCTTAAAGGAAAGAGAACGCACTATCTTATGGTTTAATGCTCGCACAGTTGCACTAGACTTTTATAAAAATCTAGGTTACAAATTGATAGGGGAAGAATTTGATATTCCGCAAGTAGGGCCTCATGTTAGAATGAAAAAAGACTTACTATGA
- a CDS encoding M15 family metallopeptidase, producing MNRRTFSKLTLLGAVAASLPLHATTSFFQGISEDELLGKGAPLLTKTSAYRLRPEAAVAYEEMRSAAFKEGIKFQVVSSYRDYNHQNRIWERKYKSFRESGLNPTAAIEKIIEYSTIPGTSRHHWGTDIDIVDATPKVSGGLLVPSKFHGNGPFCKFKEWMDKNANTYGFYLVYTDDHNRKGFNYEPWHYSFKSLSLDYLNEYQKLPIKNKLQSAKLLGSEHFTESFIDRYLQDNVMDINPALRS from the coding sequence ATGAACAGACGCACATTTTCAAAATTAACGTTGCTAGGAGCTGTTGCTGCCTCCCTCCCACTTCACGCAACCACATCATTTTTTCAAGGTATTTCTGAAGATGAATTGCTAGGTAAAGGTGCTCCGCTTCTTACTAAGACCTCAGCATACAGACTTCGACCAGAAGCTGCAGTTGCTTATGAAGAGATGAGAAGTGCAGCATTTAAGGAAGGAATCAAATTCCAAGTAGTATCTAGCTATAGAGACTATAACCACCAAAATAGAATCTGGGAACGCAAGTACAAAAGCTTTCGCGAAAGCGGACTCAACCCTACTGCGGCAATTGAAAAAATAATTGAATACTCCACCATCCCTGGTACTTCAAGACATCACTGGGGTACAGATATAGATATTGTAGACGCCACTCCAAAAGTTTCTGGTGGACTACTCGTACCATCTAAATTTCATGGTAATGGCCCTTTCTGTAAGTTTAAAGAGTGGATGGATAAGAATGCAAATACATATGGCTTTTACTTAGTCTATACAGATGACCATAACCGTAAGGGTTTTAACTACGAGCCGTGGCATTACAGCTTTAAAAGTTTGTCACTAGACTATCTTAATGAATATCAAAAATTGCCTATTAAAAACAAGTTACAATCGGCTAAATTATTAGGAAGCGAGCATTTTACAGAGTCGTTTATAGACCGCTATCTCCAAGATAATGTAATGGATATTAATCCAGCCTTACGCTCTTAA
- the purE gene encoding 5-(carboxyamino)imidazole ribonucleotide mutase, producing MMKVGIIMGSTSDLPVMQEAIDFLKEMNIDTEVDIVSAHRTPEKLFDYGKNAHTRGINVIIAGAGGAAHLPGMVASLSPLPVIGVPVKSRNSIDGWDSVLSILQMPGGVPVATVALDGAKNAGILAAQILGARDGAVQDKIIAYKEGLKQKVIEGAKSIQ from the coding sequence ATTATGAAAGTAGGAATCATAATGGGAAGCACTAGCGACCTACCAGTAATGCAAGAAGCTATAGACTTCTTAAAAGAAATGAATATTGATACCGAGGTAGATATTGTGAGCGCTCATCGCACACCAGAAAAGCTTTTTGATTATGGTAAAAATGCTCATACTCGCGGTATTAATGTAATTATAGCTGGGGCCGGAGGTGCTGCACACTTACCTGGAATGGTAGCTTCACTATCACCACTACCGGTAATAGGTGTTCCTGTAAAATCTCGTAACTCTATAGATGGATGGGATTCTGTTCTTTCTATTTTACAAATGCCAGGAGGTGTCCCAGTTGCAACAGTAGCGCTGGATGGAGCAAAAAATGCAGGTATTCTTGCTGCTCAGATTCTAGGAGCTAGAGATGGCGCAGTACAAGATAAAATTATAGCTTACAAGGAAGGGCTTAAGCAGAAGGTTATAGAAGGTGCAAAAAGCATACAATAG